The Fretibacterium sp. OH1220_COT-178 genome includes a region encoding these proteins:
- a CDS encoding efflux RND transporter periplasmic adaptor subunit: MKKLLWGVLFIAIFTGLILYRRHETQALSQAAAPPDILRIEAIAPRRAVFEETVSFSANIEPEEKAAVVAKAQGKTVLKVLVEEGAQVREGQKLAVLDDSLLRQQVLQAEAAVGRAASYAATARADYSRMTRLFKQKAVSRQQFDHVEAEFQGASRQEQEARAALASARILLGYSTVTAPISGILLKRSIDPGDTTGAAPAFVISRQARVKVTGSVPERLYASVKAGQKVRVRADALPHREFEATVSQVHPSLDPVTRTGKVDVLLDSEGLLKPGMFARVTIAVGEREAWGLPLESVALLPGTGERICYVVSEDAGGDKAVLRKIETGSEQDNIVEVRSGLASGDRIVAVRSSKLRDGIAIEVTRP, encoded by the coding sequence ATGAAAAAGCTCCTTTGGGGTGTTCTTTTCATCGCCATCTTCACGGGGCTGATCCTCTACCGGAGGCACGAGACCCAAGCGCTGTCGCAGGCCGCCGCGCCCCCCGACATCCTGAGGATCGAGGCGATCGCTCCGAGGCGCGCCGTCTTCGAGGAGACCGTCTCCTTCTCCGCCAACATCGAGCCCGAGGAAAAGGCGGCCGTCGTCGCCAAGGCTCAGGGAAAAACGGTTCTGAAGGTGCTCGTCGAGGAGGGGGCGCAGGTCCGCGAGGGGCAGAAGCTGGCCGTCCTCGACGACAGCCTTCTGCGCCAACAGGTTCTGCAGGCCGAGGCGGCGGTGGGCAGGGCCGCCAGCTACGCGGCTACGGCCCGGGCGGATTACAGCCGCATGACCAGGCTCTTCAAGCAGAAGGCCGTGAGCCGCCAGCAGTTCGACCATGTCGAGGCCGAATTTCAGGGTGCGTCCCGCCAGGAGCAGGAGGCCCGGGCCGCTTTGGCGAGCGCCCGCATTCTGCTGGGCTACAGCACGGTGACGGCCCCGATATCGGGCATCCTCCTGAAACGCAGCATCGACCCCGGCGACACCACCGGGGCCGCGCCGGCGTTCGTCATCTCCCGGCAGGCCCGCGTCAAGGTGACGGGCAGCGTTCCCGAGCGCCTTTACGCCTCCGTCAAGGCGGGGCAGAAGGTCCGCGTCCGCGCGGACGCCCTGCCGCACCGGGAGTTCGAGGCCACCGTCTCGCAGGTGCACCCCTCCCTGGACCCGGTGACCCGGACGGGCAAGGTGGACGTTCTGCTCGACTCCGAGGGGCTTCTCAAGCCCGGCATGTTCGCCCGAGTGACCATCGCCGTCGGGGAGCGCGAGGCCTGGGGACTGCCCCTGGAGAGCGTCGCCCTCCTGCCGGGGACGGGCGAGCGGATCTGCTACGTGGTCTCCGAGGATGCCGGCGGCGACAAGGCCGTATTGCGCAAGATCGAGACCGGATCGGAACAGGACAACATCGTCGAGGTGCGCTCCGGCCTGGCCTCCGGGGACCGCATCGTCGCCGTCCGCTCCTCGAAGCTGAGGGACGGGATCGCCATCGAGGTGACGCGGCCGTGA